Genomic window (Rosa chinensis cultivar Old Blush chromosome 6, RchiOBHm-V2, whole genome shotgun sequence):
cagaaaatggaagaaaaacaaatggaAGGGCCAACTAGAGTGGATGGCTATGGAACATGTATAATGACGTGGAGCACCAAACTTTTACCCCAAAAAATCAGTGAGAAAAACCAAAACGCATGTTACCCTTTTGCTTTGGAGACTCCGTGGGGCGTGGTTTCGACTCTAAGCAACAACAATTCAACTCTTCACTTGCTTTTTAAAAACGCGTGGGCCTCAAACTCcatttttaatttaatctagTTACACACTTAGAAAGTAACGCGCGGGAAGGCCATGCGAATTGACCAGAAAAACAGGCGCGATTAACACGGCTAAGTAATATGCACCCTCGCATTTTCGTAAATAACTCCAACTCTGGTGGTAAGTCTTGGAGACCAACAGTCACCCCCACAAAGAAACACCGAATGATGGCGGTTTCCTTTGGGTGGGTTTTTCTCGTTTTTGTTTTGAATCATCCCAGCGCCAAACAAGTGAACAACTAAGTCCCCATAGCACCCGTCAATCAATTAGTGCCACACCCACCGCACAttcaaatttttcaaaaaacacaatcattttttttttctaattttttcttttgatttatgAAAAACTCATAAATTCTGCACTCAAACGACATTTGTTTGTCTCATCGATTACGGTCTTGACTTCCGTTTAAGTTACGAGAACGACAGACTACTTGTCGACGCaattaaaaaatttgagaataaaATTCTTTTTGTAGTGTAATTATTTGAATTTgcatatataaaattatttagAATATCATTTGCACATCTTAAATGGTTTAGATTTTAGAATGTCAATATGCATGTTCTCCGTTAATTTCGATacttttttattcaaaatttgattTCATGTGCTAGTTATATAATGGGTGTCTTTATCGTTTCAAATAATACTCTTACTTAAATTGACGAATATATCACTTAAGTACTGATCAATTGGGCTTTGAAAGTAATTCGTACTTCAACTGTTAGAACACTAATTAAATTAACTGAGTTGACACTTTGTCGACACATGATCAGCCCGGCCTTTAAGGTAATTCGTACTTAAACTGTTAGAACACCAATTGAATTGTCAATGTCTGCGAAACTTAGTTTACAAATTGACTCTCAAACTATAGAGGGCTAGACTTGACTTGTCGACTTAAAACCATCACATTTTCTCTCAATATTGCTAATAAATGAAAGGAATTACTGTTCAACGGGTATTGACTATTCTAAGATACTTGGTAAAATTAGAACGGTCATGGATTTGAAATGAAGAAGGAGCCATCTATGATGGTCACAGGTCATGGTCAAGCCATCACCAGACAAATCACATTGCATTGCTTATAAGGGGCGGCAATCATGGATTTGGTCCGAATAGGCCAAGCGTGCCAACCCTATATGACTCAGAATAGTCAGCCTAACTTCCACCAAATGTCACACGCATGCTAAATCCAGCaccttcaaaaatcaaaatcaatgttTAAAAATCCCTCCCCCGTTTTTAACCCAAGTTGGTGAAATAAACATACCAGAGTCGACTCTAGACGAAGAGATAGATAGAAAGGCAGCACCAGAAGATAGAATAGttgataaaatcataaaaacacAAACCAATAACTCTTTGCCTTTATTTCAGTGCTTTTAACCAACCAAATCTGACCCAACCCAGCTACCTTTCATCTTCCTCGCaccttttcctcttctttcttcatcatcagcGTCATCGTCTCACCAGGTACAGCTCTATAGTAATGGAATATATGTGagttttttgtttgtgttatGTGGGTTTTCATGGTTGAGGTTTTGGGTGTAGAAAATGGAGCTGTGCATGGAAGCAAGGGCCTTGAAGTCGAGTTTGCTTACAGAACTGGCCTTAAAGTCGACCCAGCATGCTTTAATGGAGGAGTTTTGGGGTGCTACTGCAATTTCCGGCGTGCCCAGTGAGGATTTCTCAGTGGATGACCTTCTTGACTTCTCTAATGGCGAATTCGAAGATGGGTCcgttgaagaagaacaagaactaGAAgaacaggaagaagaagaagaagacaaagacTCTGTTTCAATGGACTCTGTTGAAAATTCCAATTCCAGCAACTTCACCGAGTCAACTCTGGCCAGCCATCTCGCCGTTCCGGTAACAACCTTTGCATGTTTAACAACTTTTGTTCGATTgtattaaacttttttttttttttttctaaaatttaatgTGGATTTGTTTTGGGTTTGTCAGGATGATGATTTAGCAGAGCTTGAATGGGTTTCTCACTTTGTGGACGATTCTGTTTCGGAGCTCTCTCTTCTGGACCCAGTTATCAAGCAAAAACCGGAAGCTTTAAAAGAGAACCGGTCTGAACCGGAGGCAAGAAGACTAGCTCAGTCAAGGCTTTCATGGCTTCCCTCGCAGGTCCCGGTCAAAGCCAGAAGCAAACGTTGCAGACCAGCTGGTCGGTCTCGGTCATTGTGGAACCCACTTGGTGACTCACCGTCTCTAACGCCTTGTTTATCTTCGCCGTCGTCATCGTCTTGTTCTTCAGGGTTTTCATTGTCAACGCCTTGTCTTATATTCACCAGCCCGGTTCACAACATGGGGTTGTTTTCAGGGGAACCGGCTGCCAAGAAGCAAAAGAGAAAGCCGGCGGTTCAAACCGGTGATGAGGTCATAGTTGGGATTCAGAGGAAGTGCAGCCATTGCCAAGTTCAGAAGACCCCTCAGTGGAGAACCGGTCCACTCGGACCCAAGACGCTGTGTAATGCGTGTGGGGTTCGATACAAGTCCGGCCGGCTGTTTCCGGAGTATAGACCGGCTTGTAGTCCGACTTTTTCGGGTGATGTTCACTCGAATAGTCATCGAAAAGTTTTGgagatgaggaagaggaaagaTACCGGTGAGCCGGAACCAGGGATGAGCAAGATGATTCCGGGTTTTTGATAGTTTAGAATTGGAAAATAGTGCTATTGAACTGATCAAGTTGAACCGGTCTGCTATTGTACATTTTTGTTGCTTTCAGGGAGGTTTTAGATTTTAGCCTTAGTTTTAGGCTTGTAGCTTTACTCTTTATTTTTAGCTATATGTTATGAACTGGCTCAACAGGTTTGAATTGGAAGTTGGAGGGAGAGAGCTATAGATATGACTAGGGaggttttaattttattttgtaggTCTGTTTAGTGTTAATTTTTATTTCAATGGCACTTTGAAACTGGTTCTTTGATCGATGTTGcaagttgaaattgaaagaaggGCAAGTTGAGTATATTGAGCTAGGGGGAACAATAAGTTGTTTTCGTTATTTATACAAAAGAAATATAATCCCACGTATCTTCCTAAATTTTCTTTAGTTAAGTTTTCATACAGACATTTCAAGggactaattttatttttcttacatcggagaaaaatcaaatctttgATCTGATCGACTTGATCCTAACATAATTTTCAATCTCCCTTACCACTTGAGCTAATGACAAGGGGAGCGAGTGACTCATTTAACCAAACATAATTCTTATTATGACTCTTATCAAAGTAAACTACGTGTTGATTTACACTATTTCCTTCATAAACTGAGTTCCATTGATATGTTGAGTTGTAGAGTACCTTACTATAGATGTCGAAATGTTAGGTAATTATGTCAAAAAGATCATATTTATTCTGTTAGCATAACTTTAAATTTTAATTAGTCTTATCGATTAGTTCCAAAGATGAAATGtcttttgagaaattttgaaaattggCATTTTTTGTGTCaccaaattaattaataattttgtttttgttgtagagaaactgaaattgagaggaaatcgttgtgtattcttattgataataggggcttctttatatagaggattataatgtatagaatctcaattatacaagaaaagtaatcatacattgaataggaatctagatccttctaatttaaccctattatcactaggttaagtaacctagagtttgggccaaacacaaattagggtttacttgaacactcccctttgtgttacccaaacgtggtgcttctctcgttgcctagttgaaaaccttgccgagtaacaaaaacccagtgggacaaaaataacctcggtcgaagggggaaaagagcacaacacacccttcacgtttcgaggtgaacatgtagacatctccccctgatgtctgcgtctccccttgatgactacgatcatgggagttcagataatttccgcaagccaattcttgccacatgtttcacaaacgtggatttgggcaatgacttagtaaataagtctgccacattatcctcagatcgaacctagttcactttggtatttgaggagagtctgttgttgctgattatgcttggtgttgtcgcttttgatgtagccttgcttcatttgttcaaaacgaacaacattatcctaaatgctcgtaggctcatcttgtggtagacttcaaacgataattgttcgaacatgcgtgattatggatccaatccataaacattcacgaaccacttcatgaagagcaataatctctgcatggttcgaagatatagcgatggtctattctgtagacctctaagatatcacggtcttttcccatggtgaacacttaatcagtttgggagtgacctttgtgtgggtcagagaggtacccagcatcagcaaaaccttccaaaacacttatatcgttttcgaatggggatagagaacgcaggccagcgttggtggcgtttctggtgtgtgatgggtccgaatccatcttctctctgtagggatagaacaagcccatatcaatcgtacatctcaagtactgaaagatatcttttacaccaatcaaaatggcgtcgtgttggcgcagagctataccttagctagcaagttcactgcaaacgagATGTCCGATCctatgcattgagctaagtacaataatgcacctattgtactcaagtaaggcacttctgcctctagcacatcttcgtcatcatccttcagacgaagagggtcattttcaggatcaagactacggacgatcatgggggtgcttgaaggtttgaccttgtcaaaatgcctaagcatctatcgacacgatgctcaagttccaaactgagacataatcgtgttctcccataatccttcatctcaaaatcggatttcaagtgttcagcggtttcccttaactctttaagggcttctaatgaagatcatgtccaacatgaaccgcgatggaatccgaaacttgttttggaaacgcgtgggcatatcccttcccaatcaagtagtcattttagcaaGCATTttaacctctttgtaaacgcgctccgtggtctagagccacttgacttgggtaaatgaagttcactatgaaccttcatgtatattccgtatctagatccctatagagatacttagtgaccacatttgtaagctgcatttcagttattcgaaaactaccaaactgatagggtagtggagtgcaataacatccattacgagagaatatgtctcattgtagtagatttcagggcgttttatgagaagccttgcaccataaggcgagattaccatatctttttctcattacgctttctaacgaagacctattagtcaacatgttttatgttaggaggtgttgacatcactacctcgaaaaccttcctcttcattagagaatccatcttaacctggatcgcatctttccatttaggccaaatttctctacgttggcattcattcatcaacggagtgtggttcgatatcatctaactcaacaaactcatgtgcaacgaaatgcgcaactacatcatcaattatgatgaagtttctatcccacgtctcatgtacactagtgtaagtttcatagagctctatattctcgggaataggttctgacgttgaggcgtcccccaacgataaccctaacccggaagattctcatgagacggattttgagtcttgatgatcaaaggattggaatgtgccaaagtgtccttcgaaccaacaggcctcccacgcatcctagctggggccatggcctgtaatgccagagtgccactctctttggcgttggcgccatgcctaccttcgtgtagggtggcgttatgtcctctcgtagggatgtccttccttgcaggcttgtttgcagcatatttgtgtgatctcgtcactttaacagggatcgaggtgagacatagtggagacaggccacgacaattcctgtcgttcctgctgaataTCCGTGtttttatctccccctaacgacaggaagactgtctcatcaaagtgacaacccgcaaatctagttgtaatgagatcgccttgcaagggcattaagtggcggacgattgttggagtctcaaatccaacgtagttgcccattcgtctgtaaggacccatcataaagCACTGTGgctgcgcaattggcacataaatggctcactcaaatatgcgtaagtacgatacttgtacccagtcactagctgtaacgcagaggtacattgagtggcggtgggtcgtagacgaattagcatagctgcatgcgatattgcatcaccccaagcggatataaggaggttggtgcgcattaccaatgtccggactatcatcgtagtcatttccgcaagaccatttgggtgtataCATGGGAaaatgatgtccaacatcaatcctattgcaatatccatcgaaagtttttcgatgtaaactctctagcatagtcaaatccaattgactgaataggatgacctggggagtgagcccgttgtcatatgatatgtgttaggagtgtagcataaacaGCATTTATacgtggacaatggcacaacacgtgaccagcgtgtttgcgtgtcaaacaacatcatgaaatatttaagcatccgcaagttggttgaatcaatccatagaatccccatgaattctatgtaagaacagaatgagtttgttcatttcctttgcagaGGACGGttttagtcctaatttccctaaggaacgggctttgtaaaacgagcgagaggctttagaagcaaccaatgagaattttggttgggcctgagcgtctgaaacactattcgaagcaagttggtgattaaagcatcacctggggcatcaccatgatggacgccatccatggcgtcatggatagggactgcgccagccctaggctggtggtggacgcaggcggtgccctaggcagtacgtcggtcacacttagtccagaaatcaatttttgattcatgcttcatttcgctcgaaagaaatgatgtccatttggagtctttagtagacggaccatcatatcatgaccaggatgacctatccagtagtgacaaagccaatatgtgtctaaattcaagagatcttctctcgtaactttattggatttagtagctcgaatagtgacagaaaatccactagagagacacataaacttctctaagatgcacctttGCAATCATttgaggtattgcaaaggaactcatttccgttctctacatgctttttcgcatggaatcctttggctattcataggtgcgattcgCCTTAGaagtgtagagagtttctgtgacagtaatcaaggtggcatttggcaaggggaacttgggctattccatgtccttgcaTTAATACTGCTGACCCAGCCaccgtagtcacaaagtaatatgctcagaatcaaaattgagtcataatgaaaagaactcgaaattttattcataagccaacgtagttacatcattgtctctttgactaaataaaatctaatccaaaatgatagctaatgcaaaacaatggtagtcgtctaacttctttcggcaattccaaaataaatgtgactaggtgagtagagagatgtcggtggagcaaggctcgcttaagtaccactaatctcataaccttcctagacatcacacttactttgggtgagcctactttgaagaaagactaagccattggcatttactacaaagacatatggcaattgcctatatattacatctcttggaaaaataaagacttaaattgaattggcgatctattgatcttagccagatttgtagtcttcaacccttcactctagatcatcttcttgatcttcttgttccacatagtgagcttctcttgcttcacaatatgctttgtaggcagtgactagttcttcacgagctctacaaatgtgtgcccaatgatcagacactccacatcgagaacatacatctctttgctcaaactccattgattgaggcactttgaaagcgtcgtttagatggctcttagtgttggtggcgcaaccaacatggccagaggctttgcctccctctttctttccacgtttacctcttcggttccgtgtttgcctattttggcgattaccttcccaagtagagcaattatatggaccagaacatccaaatgtattcctaagattagggtttcgctcttggagCCCTCTCTttagggcgcgactataattggattccggaatatgctctgttcccacggatctcgaattatagttcttcacaaggatgttgtcatgcttttcagcgacattcatagctccaacgagctcatgaaaccttgtgatttgtcttgcagtaacattgattcgatagttcttagcaaccatcaatgcagagacggggaaaatagatagagtcttctcaatcaacatcgcatttgtgatctctttaccatagaattctattaaggatttaatatgaagtgcttccgagttgtagtcaagaactgacttgaaatcacagaagcagaggctatgccatctgacttctaggtcaggaagaagggagtcacggacgttgccaaatctatcttcgagtgagacccacaaccttttggggtcttcttcattcatacacttatactggagcgaatcatccatatgatgagtcattaggatgatggctttcgcattatttgcctctaaggctgctctatttgcttccaaagcttgagcttgctcaacagttagcaagtcctggctaggctcgagaatcatatccaagattccgtcggccttgagatgctggcggatatcacgaacccacctgtgatattcagagctagttgttcccaatggagcaaagtccaatttgttcaaattactcatcctgaaagagaacaagaaattagggttagtttcggagcgaaaaaggctaccacgaaaacaaataaaatttatgagcatagtcgcttccaagaaattaggaattttcgagtgta
Coding sequences:
- the LOC112173549 gene encoding GATA transcription factor 5, producing the protein MELCMEARALKSSLLTELALKSTQHALMEEFWGATAISGVPSEDFSVDDLLDFSNGEFEDGSVEEEQELEEQEEEEEDKDSVSMDSVENSNSSNFTESTLASHLAVPDDDLAELEWVSHFVDDSVSELSLLDPVIKQKPEALKENRSEPEARRLAQSRLSWLPSQVPVKARSKRCRPAGRSRSLWNPLGDSPSLTPCLSSPSSSSCSSGFSLSTPCLIFTSPVHNMGLFSGEPAAKKQKRKPAVQTGDEVIVGIQRKCSHCQVQKTPQWRTGPLGPKTLCNACGVRYKSGRLFPEYRPACSPTFSGDVHSNSHRKVLEMRKRKDTGEPEPGMSKMIPGF